One window of the Cardiocondyla obscurior isolate alpha-2009 linkage group LG05, Cobs3.1, whole genome shotgun sequence genome contains the following:
- the Tgs1 gene encoding trimethylguanosine synthase isoform X4 — MCDNFWEPLAEIYIADRETSDSDDYIYCLCSRIFIRNPEVYAVLASEDASEGEDADGDYVGEMPDLCKGTGIETQSVEKHDEEPVSCYCSASHTDNNYSTDEHDSVRDSAHWPTAHSLTQKLGLHQSDSGADLSEYHDQHEAKSIQNLVASYGKTFQTIETEVENNYENVDMLTEYKSISGNKDSMVHNSLDGTTVLNTEGHNKDLITQYDFNSYAYPYSADYGSNKSAMDIAWEKFWTKQGEQLIWASWIEKYADYINPDYFQNNTRTIENEKPQDAEIMNEVVVEKYEQNTCFPSQAHKNCELVRSNFTGIFNKSYSTDSELKPTAMSSSNTSFSFEQTSKQEVNDKDAGDNRKKILGFEISLEEGEGWNPLSPISVEENYNHQSNAEDERLLTRCDSVNGSVTKTNATSDSMTNVTKMTLTSSSCDSNSVHSSSLITSVTSSIESSMTSSSDQENEFSVEDNDKYWQHLWKENFETQYQRQYELFIANYKKEHNIDLNQSYFNTLNETHNDSIMFHQDEEVTMRCLEDEKDVEFIKIDIHEDQKNKNIDPVQIDLTSNKGNSGNKNSRKSSTSNSKSKLKTKRLIMDSVGMLMKNLTIKAEENKPANVIEESEMCEMQETCAQDPMVIETKVETMASSSNFNSHQQKSSDGDEFHEELKEIYRQSHEEDDCDDNEDGLETVKKAFSLMGYANLIENKSQRKLQGEVVYRKRNIRRQSFQLMAELKRLKTKYKTTLDDTETIVKYTNKTNKYLSCDSASISVETDVSNDKGSYTKTQAAFTSSSDDEDSVKMMQRKKRRKQFKRLNKILPKEIANDYRLWKYYVKRFGLFSRYEDGIKLDRESWFSVTPEEIAKDIAERCRCDTIIDAFCGAGSNSIQFAFTCERVIAIDIDPNKIKIARHNAGIYGVEDRIEFITGDFLQLAPQLSADVVFLSPPWGGPDYIKRRVFDLESMMPPFGGKYIFDIARRITQHVAYYLPRNSDPLQF, encoded by the exons ATGTGCGACAATTTCTGGGAGCCCCTAGCCGAGATTTACATCGCGGATCGGGAAACCTCCGATTCCGATGATTACATTTACTGTCTTTGTAGCCGAATATTTATCCG gaatcCTGAAGTTTATGCTGTCTTAGCTTCGGAAGATGCCAGCGAAGGGGAAGATGCCGATGGAGATTATGTGGGAGAAATGCCAGATCTTTGCAAGGGAACCGGAATAGAGACCCAATCCGTAGAAAAACATGAT GAAGAACCAGTAAGCTGTTATTGCAGCGCTTCTCATACGGATAATAACTACTCCACGGACGAACATGATTCTGTACGAGATTCGGCTCATTGGCCCACTGCACATTCCTTGACTCAAAAGTTAGGTTTGCACCAGTCAGATTCTGGTGCAGACTTATCCGAATATCATGATCAGCACGAGGCAAAAAGTATACAAAATCTTGTAGCATCTTACGGAAAAACTTTTCAAACTATAGAAACTgaagttgaaaataattatgaaaatgtaGATATGTTGACTGAGTATAAAAGTATATCag GTAACAAGGACTCAATGGTACATAATTCATTAGACGGTACCACTGTATTAAATACCGAAGGACACAACAAAGATCTCATTACACAGTATGATTTTAACTCTTACGCTTATCCTTATTCTGCAGATTATGGCAGTAATAAGAGTGCAATGGACATAGCATGGGAGAAGTTTTGGACTAAACAAGGAGAACAATTAATTTGGGCATCCTGGATTGAAAAATATGCGGACTATATCAATCctgattattttcaaaataatacaCGCACaatagaaaacgaaaaacCACAGGATGCAGAGATTATGAATGAAGTAGTCGTAGAAAAATATGAGCAAAATACATGTTTTCCATCTCAAGCGCATAAGAATTGCGAACTTGTACGTTCTAACTTTACAGGAATTTTCAATAAGAGTTATTCAACCGACAGCGAACTAAAGCCAACAGCGATGTCTTCTTCGAATACCAGCTTCTCTTTTGAACAAACAAGCAAACAGGAAGTTAATGATAAAGACGCAGGCGACaataggaaaaaaattctcggTTTCGAAATATCGTTGGAAGAAGGCGAGGGTTGGAATCCTTTAAGCCCAATTAGTgtagaagaaaattataatcatCAGTCTAATGCAGAAGACGAGAGATTATTAACTCGATGTGATTCCGTTAATGGCTCAGTAACGAAAACGAACGCAACCTCAGATTCCATGACTAATGTTACCAAAATGACATTAACTAGTTCCAGTTGCGATTCCAATTCTGTTCATTCATCTAGTCTCATAACTTCCGTTACAAGTTCCATAGAAAGTAGTATGACTAGTAGTTCCGATCAAGAAAACGAATTTTCGGTCGAAGATAACGACAAATATTGGCAGCATCTATGGAAAGAGAATTTTGAGACGCAATATCAAAGGCAGtacgaattatttatagcaaattataaaaaagagcaCAATATAGACCTTAATCAATCATATTTTAACACGTTAAATGAAACGCATAACGATTCGATTATGTTTCATCAAGATGAGGAAGTAACGATGCGGTGTCTAGAAGATGAAAAGGACGTAGAGTTTATAAAGATTGATATTCACGAAGatcaaaaaaacaaaaatatagaTCCTGTGCAAATTGATTTAACATCAAATAAAGGAAAttcaggaaataaaaattcgcggAAAAGCAGCACATCGAATTCAAAATCCAAGCTGAAGACAAAGAGATTGATTATGGATTCCGTGGGTATGCTTATGaagaatttaacaataaaagcAGAAGAAAATAAACCAGCTAATGTTATTGAAGAGAGCGAAATGTGCGAAATGCAAGAAACTTGTGCTCAAGATCCGATGGTTATTGAAACTAAAGTCGAAACAATGGCTTCCAGTAGTAATTTCAATAGTCATCAACAAAAGTCTTCTGATGGAGATGAATTTCATGAGGAGCTTAAAGAAATTTACAGACAAAg cCACGAGGAGGATGATTGTGATGATAATGAAGATGGTTTAGAAACTGTGAAAAAAGCTTTTTCATTAATGGGTTATGccaatttaattgaaaataaaagccaaAGAAAATTACAAGGTGAAGTTGTATATCGGAAACGAAATATCAGACGGCAAAGTTTCCAATTAATGGCTGAACTTAAACGATTgaaaactaaatataaaactacaCTTGATGATACAGAAACGATCGTCAAATACACAAATAag ACAAACAAGTATTTATCATGTGATTCAGCATCGATATCGGTAGAAACTGATGTGTCTAACGATAAAGGTTCCTACACAAAAACACAAGCTGCATTTACATCGAGTTCTGACGACGAAGATAGCGTAAAGATGAtgcaaagaaagaaaagaaggaagcaATTTAAAaggttaaataaaattcttccgAAAGAAATAGCTAATGATTACAGATTATGGAAATACTATGTCAAACGATTTGGTCTCTTCAGCAGATATGAAGATGGAATCAAATTGGATCGAG AGAGCTGGTTTTCTGTAACACCAGAAGAAATAGCAAAGGATATAGCAGAAAGATGTAGGTGTGACACAATTATAGATGCATTTTGTGGTGCTGGCAGCAACTCTATTCAATTTGCATTTACATGTGAAAGGG tGATTGCCATAGACATTGATCCTAATAAAATCAAGATTGCACGACATAATGCAGGCATTTATGGTGTGGAGGATAGGATAGAATTTATTACTGGAGATTTTCTGCAATTAGCACCACAGTTATCTGCAGACGTCGTGTTTTTGAGTCCTCCTTGGGGCGGTCCTGATTACATAAAGAGAAGAGTATTTGATCTCGAAAGTATGATGCCTCCTTTTGgtggaaaatatatattcgataTTGCAAGAAGAATCACACAACATGTGGCCTATTATCTCCCTAGAAATTCAGACCCTCTGCAg
- the Tgs1 gene encoding trimethylguanosine synthase isoform X3, whose translation MCDNFWEPLAEIYIADRETSDSDDYIYCLCSRIFIRNPEVYAVLASEDASEGEDADGDYVGEMPDLCKGTGIETQSVEKHDEEPVSCYCSASHTDNNYSTDEHDSVRDSAHWPTAHSLTQKLGLHQSDSGADLSEYHDQHEAKSIQNLVASYGKTFQTIETEVENNYENVDMLTEYKSISDYGSNKSAMDIAWEKFWTKQGEQLIWASWIEKYADYINPDYFQNNTRTIENEKPQDAEIMNEVVVEKYEQNTCFPSQAHKNCELVRSNFTGIFNKSYSTDSELKPTAMSSSNTSFSFEQTSKQEVNDKDAGDNRKKILGFEISLEEGEGWNPLSPISVEENYNHQSNAEDERLLTRCDSVNGSVTKTNATSDSMTNVTKMTLTSSSCDSNSVHSSSLITSVTSSIESSMTSSSDQENEFSVEDNDKYWQHLWKENFETQYQRQYELFIANYKKEHNIDLNQSYFNTLNETHNDSIMFHQDEEVTMRCLEDEKDVEFIKIDIHEDQKNKNIDPVQIDLTSNKGNSGNKNSRKSSTSNSKSKLKTKRLIMDSVGMLMKNLTIKAEENKPANVIEESEMCEMQETCAQDPMVIETKVETMASSSNFNSHQQKSSDGDEFHEELKEIYRQSHEEDDCDDNEDGLETVKKAFSLMGYANLIENKSQRKLQGEVVYRKRNIRRQSFQLMAELKRLKTKYKTTLDDTETIVKYTNKTNKYLSCDSASISVETDVSNDKGSYTKTQAAFTSSSDDEDSVKMMQRKKRRKQFKRLNKILPKEIANDYRLWKYYVKRFGLFSRYEDGIKLDRESWFSVTPEEIAKDIAERCRCDTIIDAFCGAGSNSIQFAFTCERVIAIDIDPNKIKIARHNAGIYGVEDRIEFITGDFLQLAPQLSADVVFLSPPWGGPDYIKRRVFDLESMMPPFGGKYIFDIARRITQHVAYYLPRNSDPLQVINLFLNRYYFAYIRMTHSCPVVLSCDPENAYTLIHVRNSEISHSTLGIK comes from the exons ATGTGCGACAATTTCTGGGAGCCCCTAGCCGAGATTTACATCGCGGATCGGGAAACCTCCGATTCCGATGATTACATTTACTGTCTTTGTAGCCGAATATTTATCCG gaatcCTGAAGTTTATGCTGTCTTAGCTTCGGAAGATGCCAGCGAAGGGGAAGATGCCGATGGAGATTATGTGGGAGAAATGCCAGATCTTTGCAAGGGAACCGGAATAGAGACCCAATCCGTAGAAAAACATGAT GAAGAACCAGTAAGCTGTTATTGCAGCGCTTCTCATACGGATAATAACTACTCCACGGACGAACATGATTCTGTACGAGATTCGGCTCATTGGCCCACTGCACATTCCTTGACTCAAAAGTTAGGTTTGCACCAGTCAGATTCTGGTGCAGACTTATCCGAATATCATGATCAGCACGAGGCAAAAAGTATACAAAATCTTGTAGCATCTTACGGAAAAACTTTTCAAACTATAGAAACTgaagttgaaaataattatgaaaatgtaGATATGTTGACTGAGTATAAAAGTATATCag ATTATGGCAGTAATAAGAGTGCAATGGACATAGCATGGGAGAAGTTTTGGACTAAACAAGGAGAACAATTAATTTGGGCATCCTGGATTGAAAAATATGCGGACTATATCAATCctgattattttcaaaataatacaCGCACaatagaaaacgaaaaacCACAGGATGCAGAGATTATGAATGAAGTAGTCGTAGAAAAATATGAGCAAAATACATGTTTTCCATCTCAAGCGCATAAGAATTGCGAACTTGTACGTTCTAACTTTACAGGAATTTTCAATAAGAGTTATTCAACCGACAGCGAACTAAAGCCAACAGCGATGTCTTCTTCGAATACCAGCTTCTCTTTTGAACAAACAAGCAAACAGGAAGTTAATGATAAAGACGCAGGCGACaataggaaaaaaattctcggTTTCGAAATATCGTTGGAAGAAGGCGAGGGTTGGAATCCTTTAAGCCCAATTAGTgtagaagaaaattataatcatCAGTCTAATGCAGAAGACGAGAGATTATTAACTCGATGTGATTCCGTTAATGGCTCAGTAACGAAAACGAACGCAACCTCAGATTCCATGACTAATGTTACCAAAATGACATTAACTAGTTCCAGTTGCGATTCCAATTCTGTTCATTCATCTAGTCTCATAACTTCCGTTACAAGTTCCATAGAAAGTAGTATGACTAGTAGTTCCGATCAAGAAAACGAATTTTCGGTCGAAGATAACGACAAATATTGGCAGCATCTATGGAAAGAGAATTTTGAGACGCAATATCAAAGGCAGtacgaattatttatagcaaattataaaaaagagcaCAATATAGACCTTAATCAATCATATTTTAACACGTTAAATGAAACGCATAACGATTCGATTATGTTTCATCAAGATGAGGAAGTAACGATGCGGTGTCTAGAAGATGAAAAGGACGTAGAGTTTATAAAGATTGATATTCACGAAGatcaaaaaaacaaaaatatagaTCCTGTGCAAATTGATTTAACATCAAATAAAGGAAAttcaggaaataaaaattcgcggAAAAGCAGCACATCGAATTCAAAATCCAAGCTGAAGACAAAGAGATTGATTATGGATTCCGTGGGTATGCTTATGaagaatttaacaataaaagcAGAAGAAAATAAACCAGCTAATGTTATTGAAGAGAGCGAAATGTGCGAAATGCAAGAAACTTGTGCTCAAGATCCGATGGTTATTGAAACTAAAGTCGAAACAATGGCTTCCAGTAGTAATTTCAATAGTCATCAACAAAAGTCTTCTGATGGAGATGAATTTCATGAGGAGCTTAAAGAAATTTACAGACAAAg cCACGAGGAGGATGATTGTGATGATAATGAAGATGGTTTAGAAACTGTGAAAAAAGCTTTTTCATTAATGGGTTATGccaatttaattgaaaataaaagccaaAGAAAATTACAAGGTGAAGTTGTATATCGGAAACGAAATATCAGACGGCAAAGTTTCCAATTAATGGCTGAACTTAAACGATTgaaaactaaatataaaactacaCTTGATGATACAGAAACGATCGTCAAATACACAAATAag ACAAACAAGTATTTATCATGTGATTCAGCATCGATATCGGTAGAAACTGATGTGTCTAACGATAAAGGTTCCTACACAAAAACACAAGCTGCATTTACATCGAGTTCTGACGACGAAGATAGCGTAAAGATGAtgcaaagaaagaaaagaaggaagcaATTTAAAaggttaaataaaattcttccgAAAGAAATAGCTAATGATTACAGATTATGGAAATACTATGTCAAACGATTTGGTCTCTTCAGCAGATATGAAGATGGAATCAAATTGGATCGAG AGAGCTGGTTTTCTGTAACACCAGAAGAAATAGCAAAGGATATAGCAGAAAGATGTAGGTGTGACACAATTATAGATGCATTTTGTGGTGCTGGCAGCAACTCTATTCAATTTGCATTTACATGTGAAAGGG tGATTGCCATAGACATTGATCCTAATAAAATCAAGATTGCACGACATAATGCAGGCATTTATGGTGTGGAGGATAGGATAGAATTTATTACTGGAGATTTTCTGCAATTAGCACCACAGTTATCTGCAGACGTCGTGTTTTTGAGTCCTCCTTGGGGCGGTCCTGATTACATAAAGAGAAGAGTATTTGATCTCGAAAGTATGATGCCTCCTTTTGgtggaaaatatatattcgataTTGCAAGAAGAATCACACAACATGTGGCCTATTATCTCCCTAGAAATTCAGACCCTCTGCAggtaatcaatttatttttaaatagatattatttcGCTTACATTCGGATGACGCATTCTTGTCCGGTCGTTCTCTCTTGTGACCCCGAAAACGCATACACGCTCATACACGTTCGCAACTCAGAAATTTCGCACTCGAcgctcggaataaaataa